Proteins encoded within one genomic window of Empedobacter falsenii:
- a CDS encoding DUF4625 domain-containing protein encodes MKNSILKYSFITLSALFITSCSSDDSSLDTTKPEINLISPKDEAHLHLGDEINIEAILKDNIELGAVKIDIHYAGDGHTHNHRSASVQEASSSTNTQWEFTKEEAIPSGKKEYAYNYKVAIPQEGIVDGAYHLGLILIDKAGNQSETYIEIDIVDHSHDH; translated from the coding sequence ATGAAAAATTCAATTTTAAAATATTCATTTATAACATTATCAGCATTATTTATTACATCTTGTTCATCAGACGATTCTTCATTAGATACAACAAAACCAGAAATTAATTTAATTTCACCAAAAGATGAAGCTCATTTACATTTAGGTGACGAGATTAATATTGAAGCTATCTTGAAAGATAATATTGAGTTGGGAGCTGTAAAAATTGATATTCATTATGCAGGAGATGGACATACTCATAACCATCGTTCTGCTAGTGTGCAAGAAGCGTCGAGTTCTACAAATACTCAATGGGAATTTACCAAAGAAGAAGCAATTCCTTCAGGTAAAAAGGAATATGCATACAATTATAAAGTTGCAATTCCTCAAGAAGGTATTGTAGATGGAGCATATCATTTAGGATTAATTCTAATTGATAAAGCAGGAAATCAATCCGAAACATACATCGAAATCGATATAGTTGACCATAGCCACGATCATTAA
- a CDS encoding BadF/BadG/BcrA/BcrD ATPase family protein, with amino-acid sequence MIAIADSGSTKTDWVILDSDLNEVFRTSTIGFNPYFVTSEDITTELQKNEDFAPVANDFTKVFFYGAGTSSEAMHAVVKEGLENFFTNAEFVVDHDLLAACYATYMGKPAMVCILGTGSNSCYFDGTTMREETKSLAYILGDEGSGNDLGKRVLRAFYTKKMPPHLAKAFDDYYKLSVDELNKNVYQNKFANTYLASFNKFVVEHKNDPFIQKIIYDAMSSFIEYQIMPYEEARHSELNFIGSIAHIYEDVIRSVAAEYHLTVGHIIRKPIDNVVDYHKKYLIK; translated from the coding sequence ATGATTGCAATAGCAGATAGCGGTTCTACTAAAACGGATTGGGTAATTTTAGATAGCGACCTTAATGAAGTTTTTAGAACAAGTACAATCGGATTTAATCCGTATTTTGTAACATCAGAAGATATTACGACTGAATTACAAAAAAATGAAGATTTTGCACCTGTTGCAAATGATTTTACAAAAGTCTTTTTTTATGGTGCAGGAACTTCCAGCGAAGCAATGCATGCTGTTGTTAAAGAAGGTTTAGAGAATTTCTTTACAAATGCAGAATTTGTCGTAGACCATGATTTATTAGCTGCTTGTTACGCAACTTATATGGGAAAACCTGCAATGGTTTGTATCTTAGGAACAGGTTCTAATTCTTGTTATTTCGATGGAACAACAATGCGCGAAGAAACAAAATCTTTAGCTTATATCTTAGGTGACGAAGGTTCTGGAAATGACTTAGGAAAACGTGTATTACGCGCTTTTTACACAAAAAAAATGCCTCCACATTTAGCCAAAGCTTTTGATGATTATTATAAATTATCTGTAGATGAATTAAATAAAAATGTGTACCAAAATAAATTTGCAAACACATATTTAGCATCTTTCAATAAATTTGTTGTTGAACATAAAAATGATCCATTTATTCAGAAAATTATTTATGATGCAATGTCTTCTTTTATCGAATATCAAATTATGCCTTACGAAGAAGCTCGTCATTCTGAATTAAATTTTATTGGTTCAATTGCTCATATTTATGAAGATGTTATTCGTTCAGTTGCGGCAGAATATCACTTAACAGTTGGCCATATTATTAGAAAACCAATTGATAATGTTGTTGATTATCACAAAAAGTATTTGATTAAATAA
- a CDS encoding formyltransferase family protein, with the protein MVTQPKIAVISYNTPHRKTQDVLHGLKAKGYQNVKIFALPFVQRENPFKPIYQHRPSKAIQVNLDDYCNNFGYNFDLTTAETLNNQLNDYKAEYVIIAGAGLLPDELVENHKIINTHPGFLPLTRGLDSLKWAITKGVEIGVTTHFVNTEADAGFLIEQQYIPVYGNDTFHSLANRQYETEIEMLVNSIELIPTLSEFKSLSSNEFEATRRMPKAIEENLMQAFETYKEKYKRD; encoded by the coding sequence ATGGTAACTCAGCCAAAAATAGCGGTAATTTCTTACAATACTCCTCATCGCAAAACACAAGATGTTTTACACGGATTAAAAGCTAAAGGTTATCAAAATGTAAAAATATTTGCATTGCCTTTTGTACAAAGAGAAAATCCGTTCAAACCAATTTATCAGCATCGTCCAAGTAAGGCGATTCAAGTAAATTTAGATGATTATTGTAATAATTTTGGTTATAATTTTGATTTGACAACTGCTGAAACGTTGAACAATCAATTAAACGATTATAAAGCTGAATATGTGATTATTGCAGGTGCAGGATTATTACCAGATGAATTGGTTGAAAATCATAAAATTATCAATACGCATCCAGGTTTTTTACCTTTGACGAGAGGTTTAGATTCATTAAAATGGGCAATCACAAAAGGAGTCGAAATTGGTGTTACAACTCATTTTGTAAACACAGAAGCTGACGCTGGCTTTTTGATTGAACAACAATATATTCCTGTTTATGGGAATGATACATTTCATTCATTGGCTAATCGTCAATATGAAACAGAAATTGAAATGTTAGTTAATTCGATTGAATTAATTCCAACACTTTCAGAATTCAAATCACTTTCATCAAATGAATTTGAGGCTACGCGCAGAATGCCAAAAGCTATAGAAGAAAATTTGATGCAAGCATTTGAAACATACAAAGAAAAATATAAAAGGGATTAA
- a CDS encoding DUF4126 domain-containing protein, translating to MNDLISMSTIFSLFLGIGLAAAAGFRIFLPLFVLSLAVKFGGSFINLDESWMWVGSTPALITLGVAMLVEIGAYYIPIIDNLLDTIAVPLAGIAGTIAVGITMPEMNEVATWALAIIAGGGTAAAISGTTAAARAVSTTTTAGAGNFLVNTGETFSSIVLSITAIVLAPLAFIFVLIILYVCYRAYKSVRKKGDQLLAEEL from the coding sequence ATGAACGATTTAATCTCAATGTCTACTATTTTTTCGTTATTTCTCGGAATAGGATTAGCCGCTGCTGCTGGTTTTCGGATTTTTCTTCCCTTATTTGTACTGAGTTTAGCTGTTAAATTTGGAGGAAGTTTTATTAATCTCGACGAAAGTTGGATGTGGGTTGGGAGTACACCGGCTCTTATAACACTTGGTGTAGCGATGTTAGTAGAAATTGGAGCTTATTATATTCCAATTATTGATAATTTGTTGGATACGATTGCGGTTCCTTTAGCTGGAATTGCAGGAACAATAGCGGTTGGAATTACGATGCCAGAAATGAACGAAGTCGCAACTTGGGCTTTGGCGATTATAGCTGGAGGAGGAACAGCGGCTGCGATTAGCGGTACAACAGCGGCTGCAAGAGCTGTTTCGACCACGACAACTGCGGGAGCAGGAAATTTTTTGGTTAATACAGGAGAAACGTTTAGTTCTATTGTATTAAGTATCACGGCAATTGTATTGGCTCCTTTAGCATTTATTTTTGTACTGATTATTTTATATGTGTGTTATAGAGCATATAAAAGTGTCAGAAAAAAAGGTGATCAGTTATTGGCGGAAGAATTGTGA
- the udk gene encoding uridine kinase → MLVIGIAGGTGSGKTTVVNNILRDLNAESVIVISQDNYYKDHPELSFDERSKINFDHPRSIDFELLKEHVALLKNGVSIEQPVYSFITHSRKEETILTHPQSVIIVEGILVLTDPDLRDLFDVKIFVHADSDERLIRRVRRDIQERGRDLDEVLTRYQKTLKPMHQQFIEPSKNYADIIIPNMKKKNSVAIKVLSTVIKEKLNSKTTV, encoded by the coding sequence ATGCTGGTAATAGGAATTGCAGGAGGAACAGGTTCGGGAAAAACAACTGTTGTAAATAATATTTTAAGAGATCTTAACGCAGAAAGCGTTATCGTCATCTCTCAAGATAATTATTATAAAGATCATCCTGAATTATCTTTTGATGAACGTTCTAAGATCAATTTTGATCACCCAAGATCAATTGATTTCGAATTACTAAAAGAACATGTCGCTTTATTGAAAAATGGCGTATCAATAGAACAACCTGTCTATTCGTTTATTACGCATAGTCGCAAGGAAGAAACGATTTTAACACATCCACAATCGGTTATTATTGTAGAAGGAATTTTGGTATTGACTGACCCAGATTTACGCGATTTATTTGATGTAAAAATCTTTGTTCATGCAGATTCTGATGAACGTTTAATTCGTCGCGTACGCCGTGATATACAAGAACGTGGGCGCGATTTAGACGAAGTTTTAACACGTTATCAAAAAACGTTAAAACCTATGCATCAGCAATTTATAGAACCATCTAAAAACTATGCAGACATTATTATTCCGAATATGAAAAAGAAAAATTCTGTCGCAATCAAAGTTTTATCAACTGTAATTAAAGAAAAACTCAACTCGAAAACTACTGTATAA
- a CDS encoding FtsB family cell division protein, producing the protein MKEKSEEIFDEELTPEVPKRKIKDTRVFKFVWNRYFVLTVAFAVWMIFFDQNSFFVHRELDKQIKLLEVDQQYYQEHLDTESEKLNQLNSNPAEIERIAREKHFLKKDDEDIFIIQQEKFTKPQNKENE; encoded by the coding sequence ATGAAAGAAAAATCGGAAGAAATCTTTGACGAAGAACTTACACCAGAAGTACCGAAAAGAAAAATTAAGGATACACGTGTATTCAAATTTGTTTGGAATCGTTACTTTGTTCTAACTGTTGCGTTTGCTGTTTGGATGATTTTTTTCGACCAAAATTCTTTTTTCGTACATCGCGAGTTGGATAAACAAATCAAATTATTAGAAGTTGATCAACAATATTACCAAGAACACTTGGATACTGAGTCTGAAAAATTAAATCAACTAAATAGTAATCCTGCTGAAATTGAAAGGATTGCAAGAGAAAAGCATTTCTTGAAAAAAGATGATGAAGATATTTTTATCATTCAGCAAGAAAAATTTACGAAGCCACAAAATAAAGAAAATGAGTAA
- a CDS encoding methylmalonyl-CoA mutase family protein: MSKLFENFDSISEKEWKNKVQVELKGLEYNETLVWGTNDQINVKPLYTKDDVDYSAVQPLPKSSKDWKIISKYTGNKNQDYSFLYGYLINQNQIDSSLELPNYLDLFIKYDETSNLKSLENLPNLKYLDLDIYGYLAQNGLWQNDSEKASKELVKEALALKNFEKVISIQGDVYQNAGANHVQQIAITLAHAVEYLENFGADIADKIYFKFAVGSNYFFEVAKLRAFRFLWKMILEQYNKESEAFIFTSTSDRNKSKLDIYNNVIRSTIEASSAIFGSSDAVFVGSYDEVNKESDFGLELAAKQQLLLQKESYLNQFADPAAGSFYIESLTNQMAENALELFKTTQNVGGFVKALQNETIQDFIYTSAKKEQKDFDEQTIKLIGVNKFRNPADVIEKSPKEKVVKQALFVPIVPTRLAEKEEKK, translated from the coding sequence ATGAGTAAGTTATTTGAAAATTTTGATTCTATTTCTGAAAAAGAATGGAAAAATAAAGTTCAAGTCGAGCTAAAAGGTTTAGAATATAATGAAACTTTGGTTTGGGGAACGAACGATCAAATAAATGTAAAACCATTATATACAAAGGATGATGTCGATTATTCGGCTGTACAACCTTTACCAAAATCCTCAAAAGATTGGAAAATTATTTCGAAATATACTGGAAATAAAAACCAAGATTACAGCTTTTTGTATGGATATTTGATTAATCAAAATCAAATTGATTCATCGTTAGAACTTCCTAATTATTTGGATTTATTTATTAAATATGATGAAACTTCTAATTTAAAATCGCTTGAAAATCTTCCAAATCTGAAATATTTAGATTTAGATATTTATGGATATTTGGCTCAGAATGGACTTTGGCAAAATGACTCAGAAAAAGCATCAAAAGAATTGGTGAAAGAAGCTTTGGCATTGAAAAATTTCGAAAAAGTAATTTCAATTCAAGGAGATGTTTATCAAAATGCTGGAGCAAATCATGTTCAACAAATTGCGATTACACTTGCACATGCAGTAGAATATTTAGAAAATTTTGGAGCTGATATTGCAGATAAAATCTATTTTAAATTCGCTGTTGGAAGTAATTATTTCTTCGAAGTTGCAAAATTAAGAGCATTCCGTTTCTTATGGAAAATGATTTTGGAGCAATATAATAAAGAAAGTGAAGCATTTATTTTCACTTCAACATCAGATCGCAATAAATCTAAATTAGATATTTACAACAATGTTATTCGCTCTACAATAGAAGCTTCTTCGGCTATCTTTGGATCAAGCGATGCTGTCTTTGTTGGATCGTATGATGAAGTAAATAAAGAGTCTGATTTTGGGTTAGAATTAGCCGCAAAACAACAATTATTGTTGCAAAAAGAATCTTATTTGAATCAATTTGCTGATCCTGCTGCTGGTTCTTTCTACATCGAAAGTTTGACAAATCAAATGGCTGAAAATGCGTTAGAATTGTTCAAAACAACACAAAATGTAGGCGGTTTTGTAAAAGCTTTACAAAATGAAACTATTCAAGATTTTATTTACACAAGCGCGAAAAAAGAGCAAAAAGATTTTGATGAGCAAACCATTAAATTAATTGGTGTAAATAAGTTTAGAAATCCTGCGGATGTGATTGAAAAATCGCCAAAAGAAAAAGTAGTAAAACAAGCACTTTTTGTTCCAATTGTTCCAACTCGTTTGGCAGAAAAAGAGGAAAAAAAATAG
- a CDS encoding RsmD family RNA methyltransferase encodes MNPTILTKEFQDYLKTIEHEDIKSIGLKKSLFDEISSAEIAQQLKGIQVSKHKFPTLYSTENIYFPPSINLEQASSEATANYKSTLVKGKNLIDLTAGFGIDTIAFAKNFEKVYHIEQNPELSKIVQHNAKILAPNLETYTGTFQSFFEENLTLKFDVIYLDPARRNSSGRKFILEDLEPNILDWIPTFFEKTEKIIIKLSPLLDITSTLQQIDSISEIHIVALKNEVKDFLIILDKNSSTKNPLIKAVNLENNQPEFSFNFEEEYSANASFGEIQHYIYEPNVAILKTGAFKLLSEKFNLHKLHQNTHLYTSNELLENFPGKIYLIEEEIKNPKKEILKIKANLLVKNYNQPIDVIKKKFKIIDGGTTTLIFTQSIDGFHILKTSRV; translated from the coding sequence TTGAATCCAACTATTTTAACAAAAGAATTTCAAGATTATCTGAAAACGATCGAACATGAAGACATCAAATCTATAGGTTTGAAAAAATCGTTATTTGATGAAATTTCTTCTGCTGAAATCGCTCAACAATTGAAAGGAATTCAAGTTTCAAAACATAAATTTCCAACACTTTATTCGACAGAAAATATTTATTTTCCGCCTTCAATTAATTTGGAACAAGCAAGTTCGGAAGCTACCGCAAATTATAAATCAACTTTAGTTAAAGGAAAAAATTTGATTGATTTAACCGCAGGTTTTGGGATTGATACTATTGCTTTTGCAAAGAATTTTGAAAAAGTATATCACATCGAACAAAATCCTGAATTGAGTAAGATTGTACAACATAATGCTAAAATTTTAGCACCAAATTTAGAAACCTATACAGGTACTTTTCAGTCTTTTTTTGAAGAAAATCTTACTTTAAAATTTGATGTGATTTATCTTGATCCAGCAAGAAGAAATTCGAGCGGAAGAAAATTTATTTTGGAAGATTTAGAGCCAAATATTTTAGATTGGATTCCAACTTTTTTCGAAAAAACGGAGAAAATTATCATCAAGCTTTCGCCTTTATTGGACATCACTTCTACCCTACAACAAATTGATTCGATTTCCGAAATACACATTGTTGCATTAAAAAATGAAGTAAAAGATTTTCTAATCATTTTAGATAAAAATTCTTCGACAAAAAATCCTTTGATAAAAGCTGTTAATTTAGAAAATAATCAACCCGAATTTTCTTTCAATTTTGAAGAAGAATATAGTGCAAATGCAAGTTTTGGAGAAATTCAACATTATATTTACGAACCAAATGTTGCAATTCTCAAAACTGGGGCTTTCAAATTATTAAGCGAAAAATTCAATCTTCACAAACTTCATCAAAATACACATTTGTATACTTCGAATGAACTTTTAGAAAATTTTCCTGGAAAAATTTACCTGATTGAAGAAGAAATTAAAAATCCGAAAAAAGAAATTTTAAAGATTAAAGCGAATTTATTGGTCAAAAACTATAATCAGCCAATAGACGTTATCAAGAAAAAATTCAAAATTATTGATGGCGGCACAACAACTTTAATTTTTACACAAAGCATTGATGGGTTTCATATTCTAAAAACTTCACGAGTTTAG
- a CDS encoding FUSC family membrane protein, which yields MKIINKIENFIYGEALSDGLKTSLAIIIPPIVASLFGDLYAGVTISLGAVLAHMTDTPGPFKERRNLMWLSVLLIFLVSYFTKTINSYPIFLGICLTVIVFFSNMLTVWGQRTSALGMVIMMSMVMNMNDLRHELSPLHIALFVTAGAAWYTIFSLAISTFRPYRMAQQNLADTMIHISEYIRIKASMFDKDSNYDDIIKKLIDEHVVINEKQSLVRELVFSNKKLVKDQTPIGRSIVFIFSDLVDIFENVTANQYDYVKIREVYGDTKAMRKIYNLMNKLAHELKMIAYHINSNKRPKQSTFDFEVELKKIDDAIKELYAEGQKPIVLSKIYINLKQIVYKIEFIHKFFYDDSFTEKKKNPLDHAEHFEPTVDYSLRKLKDHLNLKSSIFRHAIRASIVMLLAYGVTFIIPMTYHSYWILMTVLVILKPGFSVTKKRNFQRLKGTIGGGLVGVLILLIIPQHSIRFALMLIFMLMAYTFIRHKYAIGTFYLTAYILISFSFYSQKDSLYIIQERFIDTLVGGFMAFISSYLILPTWEKNNMNEYIQKALIANYEFIYLVFKKLADNEVSTTDYKLARKDVFIAMANINSVFQRVISEPKGKQENANELNKFTIFNQSFVSYSVGLVKILKKNNSVILTSEHIRLMKKILQLLLQNIRLYGEYETENLPKTIEFREKTVVYTEIETEALQNDSELIEDLLEYLYEIAYDFTKVGHVFVKEQPLKE from the coding sequence TTGAAAATCATCAATAAAATTGAAAACTTTATCTACGGAGAAGCGCTTTCAGATGGCTTAAAAACTTCTTTAGCGATTATCATTCCACCTATCGTAGCCAGCTTATTTGGCGATTTATATGCCGGTGTAACAATAAGTCTTGGTGCAGTTTTAGCGCACATGACGGATACACCTGGTCCATTTAAAGAACGTCGAAACCTGATGTGGCTTTCCGTACTCTTGATTTTCCTTGTTTCGTATTTCACCAAAACGATTAATAGTTACCCAATATTTCTAGGTATTTGTTTAACAGTTATCGTTTTCTTTTCTAACATGTTAACCGTTTGGGGACAACGTACAAGTGCGCTTGGAATGGTCATTATGATGTCGATGGTAATGAATATGAATGATTTACGACATGAGTTAAGTCCTCTTCATATTGCGCTTTTTGTGACGGCTGGAGCAGCTTGGTACACTATTTTTAGTCTAGCTATTAGCACTTTTCGTCCTTATCGTATGGCGCAGCAAAACTTAGCTGATACAATGATTCATATTTCTGAATACATTCGAATCAAGGCTTCTATGTTTGATAAAGACTCAAATTATGATGATATTATCAAAAAATTAATCGACGAACATGTTGTAATTAACGAAAAACAAAGTTTAGTTCGTGAATTAGTTTTTTCGAATAAAAAATTGGTAAAAGACCAGACACCAATTGGGCGTTCGATTGTGTTTATTTTCTCTGATTTGGTGGATATATTTGAGAATGTAACAGCAAATCAATATGATTATGTGAAAATTCGAGAAGTTTACGGCGATACAAAAGCAATGCGCAAAATCTATAATTTAATGAATAAATTAGCGCATGAACTTAAAATGATTGCTTATCATATTAACTCGAACAAACGTCCTAAACAATCTACTTTTGACTTTGAAGTTGAGTTAAAAAAGATTGATGATGCCATCAAAGAATTATATGCAGAAGGACAAAAACCAATTGTTTTATCTAAAATTTATATCAATCTAAAGCAAATTGTTTATAAAATAGAGTTTATTCATAAGTTTTTTTATGATGATTCGTTTACAGAAAAAAAGAAAAATCCGCTGGATCATGCCGAACATTTTGAACCTACAGTTGATTATTCTTTACGAAAATTAAAAGATCATCTGAATCTAAAATCTTCAATTTTTAGACATGCAATTCGTGCATCAATTGTAATGTTATTAGCTTATGGCGTCACATTTATTATTCCAATGACTTATCATAGTTACTGGATTTTGATGACAGTTTTAGTAATTTTAAAACCTGGTTTTAGTGTAACAAAAAAACGAAACTTTCAGCGTTTGAAAGGAACAATTGGCGGTGGATTAGTTGGGGTTTTAATATTATTGATTATTCCTCAACACAGTATCCGATTTGCTTTAATGCTTATTTTCATGTTGATGGCGTACACTTTTATTCGTCACAAATATGCAATTGGTACATTTTACTTAACCGCGTATATTCTTATTTCGTTTAGTTTTTATTCGCAAAAAGATTCATTGTATATAATTCAAGAACGTTTTATTGACACACTTGTTGGAGGATTTATGGCGTTTATTTCGAGTTATTTGATTTTACCAACTTGGGAAAAAAATAATATGAACGAATATATTCAAAAAGCATTGATTGCAAATTATGAGTTTATTTATTTGGTTTTTAAAAAATTAGCCGACAACGAAGTTTCTACAACTGATTATAAATTAGCTAGAAAAGATGTTTTTATTGCAATGGCAAATATTAATTCAGTTTTTCAGCGTGTCATTTCTGAACCGAAAGGAAAACAGGAAAATGCGAATGAACTGAATAAATTTACTATTTTCAATCAATCATTTGTCTCATATTCAGTTGGTTTAGTTAAAATTTTAAAGAAAAATAATTCGGTCATTTTAACTTCAGAACACATTCGATTGATGAAGAAAATTTTGCAATTATTGTTACAAAATATTCGGCTTTACGGTGAATATGAAACAGAAAATTTACCAAAAACAATAGAGTTTAGAGAAAAAACTGTTGTTTATACGGAAATTGAAACAGAGGCTTTGCAAAATGATTCTGAACTGATTGAAGATTTGTTAGAGTATTTGTACGAGATTGCTTACGATTTCACAAAAGTTGGTCACGTTTTTGTGAAAGAACAACCGTTAAAAGAATAA
- a CDS encoding ABC transporter ATP-binding protein, giving the protein MTIIQLFKNLRPFVKPYRSLVVATLLLTLVGSFTSQVNALILQYTVDSINGLVEAGKGLKEGLKIISFISIVLMTKEILNAFITFGQKYYGEKLRIFVSQDLAQAIIEKILTYRMAFYTNQDNQAGKLQTRIDRGIESLTRLVQNFFIDILPLFANSIVALILMFNANFYVGLVGLCIVPIYFIITQQQAKKLSGWRRNLRGYREQKSQGIISIIDSITVIKSFNREDIEGKKQLDLQKELTNNQMQTRKTSFFFDGLKSFIEQFGVVIIIILTSYLVLDGQMTIGAIMFHILLFNNVSAPIRQLHRIYDEMNDAMIYSESFFAILKADDEKESSGNYIPINLKGKFEIQNVDFSYPNGYKALKNINMTIQPNKITALVGLSGAGKSTVINLLDKFYQPDSGKILLDGIDLEEYDTQFLRDNIGLVLQKNHIFNGTIEENIRYGNVNATFEEIEDAAKRAYIHEQIMDLPEAYQSKALLLSGGQQQRIAIARMFLKNPPIIFLDEPTASLDAIATEQIKNSLDAIKKDRTVIIISHSISQIIDADYTYVMKQGEVVEHGIHEDVYKMNGTYKEIFDAMAKSLNIEKIAKTFDDEEEENY; this is encoded by the coding sequence ATGACAATCATCCAACTGTTTAAAAATCTACGTCCATTTGTAAAACCTTATCGTTCTTTGGTTGTCGCAACTTTGCTCCTAACCTTAGTTGGATCTTTTACTTCGCAAGTAAATGCACTGATTTTACAATATACCGTAGATTCTATAAATGGTTTGGTTGAAGCTGGAAAAGGATTAAAAGAAGGTCTGAAAATCATTTCGTTTATTTCGATTGTTTTGATGACTAAAGAAATCCTGAATGCATTCATCACATTTGGTCAAAAATATTATGGAGAAAAGCTTCGAATTTTTGTTTCGCAAGATTTAGCACAAGCGATTATCGAAAAGATTTTGACCTACAGAATGGCATTTTATACGAATCAAGATAATCAAGCAGGAAAACTTCAAACTCGTATTGACAGAGGAATTGAAAGCTTGACACGTTTAGTTCAAAACTTTTTTATCGATATTTTACCTCTTTTTGCTAATTCAATTGTTGCTTTAATTTTGATGTTCAACGCTAATTTTTATGTTGGATTGGTTGGACTTTGTATCGTTCCGATTTATTTCATTATTACACAACAACAAGCTAAAAAGCTGAGTGGTTGGCGACGTAACTTAAGAGGTTATCGTGAACAAAAATCGCAAGGAATCATCAGCATAATTGATTCGATTACAGTTATTAAATCATTTAACCGAGAAGATATCGAAGGTAAAAAACAACTTGATTTGCAAAAAGAATTGACGAATAATCAAATGCAAACACGCAAAACAAGTTTCTTTTTTGATGGTTTAAAATCCTTTATCGAGCAGTTTGGTGTGGTGATTATCATCATTTTAACTTCATATTTGGTTCTTGATGGACAAATGACAATTGGTGCAATTATGTTCCATATTTTATTGTTCAACAATGTTTCGGCTCCTATTCGTCAACTGCATCGTATTTATGATGAAATGAATGATGCGATGATATATTCCGAAAGTTTCTTTGCAATTTTGAAAGCGGATGACGAAAAAGAATCATCTGGAAATTATATTCCAATAAACTTAAAAGGTAAATTCGAAATCCAAAATGTTGACTTTTCTTATCCAAATGGTTACAAAGCCTTAAAAAATATAAACATGACAATTCAACCCAATAAAATTACAGCTTTGGTTGGTTTGTCTGGCGCTGGAAAAAGTACAGTGATTAATTTATTGGATAAATTTTATCAACCTGATTCTGGAAAAATTCTACTTGACGGAATTGATTTAGAAGAATATGACACACAATTTTTACGCGATAATATTGGATTGGTTTTACAAAAAAATCACATTTTTAATGGAACAATTGAAGAAAATATTCGTTACGGAAATGTCAACGCAACTTTCGAAGAAATAGAAGATGCTGCAAAACGTGCTTATATTCACGAACAAATTATGGATTTGCCAGAAGCTTATCAATCCAAAGCCTTATTGTTATCTGGTGGTCAACAGCAACGTATCGCCATTGCGCGTATGTTTCTCAAAAATCCACCGATTATTTTCTTGGACGAACCTACTGCAAGTTTGGATGCAATTGCGACGGAACAGATTAAAAATAGTTTGGATGCCATCAAAAAAGATCGAACAGTTATCATTATTTCGCATAGTATTTCTCAAATTATCGATGCCGATTATACGTACGTGATGAAACAAGGCGAAGTTGTGGAACACGGAATTCATGAGGATGTATACAAAATGAACGGCACTTATAAAGAGATTTTTGATGCAATGGCAAAAAGCTTAAACATTGAAAAAATTGCCAAAACTTTTGACGATGAAGAAGAAGAAAATTATTAG